gcttatcattcattcattcattcattcatccattcaattaTTCGACAAACATCTTTGAGAGTCTTATATTTTAGGAACCATTCTAGGTGCTGGTGGTTCAAGTAGAAACCAAGACAGACGAGATACCTGTTCttgtggaacttacattctaagGGAGTCAAGATTAAGGATCCAATGCCTCGTCTTGGCATTCAGGGATGgtctttgtgtcttttctccaCCTGGACCTCTGGATACCACTTTTCACTATCTACCTACATATGCCTCAGGTCAGGATACCGAAGTTCAAAGGGTGCAGTGGTGAAAGGTTTCATCCAAAGACATATAGCCACTAAGCATTAAAGTTGGGATTCAATCCATATATGATGGCTCCAAAGCCTGGTGCTCTTTGTATGTATATTCCAGGTTCTGGGCATACAGTAGGGGCTCAAAAGCTACTTCTGGACCATagtctcacatttatttttcctttcattgatATCATCCTAGGCCAGAGCATACTTCTTCTGGTTAACCCGAACAACAGATCATAGAGTTTGCTTGCAAAGACTCTAAGACCAGGTCCCAGAGTAACCCTATTCAATGGAGAACCAGTCAGTGTGAGGGACAGGTAGGGCTTGAGAGGGCTTTGTGAGCTGAGGAGGCTCCAGGGATCTGGGTTTGTTATAGACTCCAGGGTTTCTGGGGTGCCTAAGGATTCCGTGGACTTTGGTAATCCCGCAGATATTGGGGACTCCAGGTAGGCACGTAGTTTTCATAGGCTTCATGAGCTCCACTTTATCTTGCTTTTTCTGGAAGTTTAAGGTAAGCGGTGCTACAGAGcagggcaaagaaagaagaatattgGAATAAGTCGAGAGGTGAGGTATCCAGGGCTTAAATGGACAGAATCCTGTCTCTCCCTATGAGCACAGAATTACAGCAATGTGGAGCAGACATTGGCTTCACCTTTTCTCAGAACCCCATGACTGGAGCCTGCAACCCGTCTTCTCTCAGTGCCCCTCCCTGTGCATTCCTAGCACTGGGAGCCACCCAATGTTCCCCAGACTCTTTTGGGGAGTTCTGCCTGACTTTCCCAGGGAGGGTCAATCCCTCCCTCACCCATAACCCCTGTCCCAGCCCTGTTGCTGCAAGGCTACCTTCCCACCAGCCTGCTTGCTCTCTGAGGACAGGGGCCTGGGTCTGACCCATTTCTGAGACCCCGGCATTGCCCAGCATGGAGGTTGGGAGATACTGCAGGATATCTTGGTGGAATTTAACAGCTGCTTGGTTTATCCACAAAGGGACACCAGCTCCAATGCAGGGTTTAAGGAGGGCAGCAGGGCATTTCCAGTCCTCGAGGATTATAAATGGTACATAACAGTGAGGCCTGTCTCTTCCAAGCCCTGCTGAGGATATGGGGTGCAAGGTAAATGAAGACCTTGGCTTTGGTCTGGTCTCCAAGCACTTCAGGCTAACTTGGGCCTGTGGTATCTACAGACCGTGTTTTCTACAATCTGCCAAACACTCAGAGACCAAAGCCTTTGGCTTCCACTCTGATGCCACAAACACTGTTAGGGATTCTTTCAACCCTGTTCTCAATGGGGACTCAGtgtgaaggggtgtgtgtgtgtgtgtgtgtgtgtgtgtgtgtgtacattgcTGATTCTAATGCCCTTTAAGTTATTTGTCTTAATTTtcatccttcttcccctctctgggccttggcttcACCATCTATAAGATGATTTGCAAGCACATTCTGGCATTCTAGGTGCCCCATAGGACTGATGATGGTAATTCCTTTAAACACTGTATGTGCCTCTCCTCGTGAGTCTTACTGCCATTATGCTGATAGTCTAGACTCCAGACGCAGTGGGTACCCACCAATATCTCACTCTCTGAAGATGGAGTGATTGTGGATTTTTCTGGCTCCTTAGGCTTCAGAGACAGCTTGGGTTCTTGGCATGCTttgacttttgggctctttcctgctttgaccGCTGCAATTTTCTTTGCCAGCTTCATTCTGATATGTTTCACCCTAAGgaaatgaccccccccccccgccccgatcaGTTTCggctctctgccccccactgggctctggtCTTCACCAGAAGTTCTGGTTTAGAGCTTCAACGACACCACTGGCTTGCTGTGTTATCTGGGGCAAGCCACACAGCCTCTCTGGGAATTGGTTCCATCCTCTGTACAATTGGGAAACCTTGCTTATTGGGCTGTGGGGCTCAGATGAGGTCAGCCATGAAAGGGCTTTGCAAACTGTAAAGGATTGTTATTGGTCTTTAGGTGCAGCtgattatactttaaaaatagctCCCCGGTTTGCCCTGCCACCTTGTGGCTCTTCTTTCTCACTCCTGATAGCCAGTCGATCCCAAGTGTCCCATCATCTCTCTGACTGCCCTTCATCACTTAAACCCAGCTCAAACTGGGCTCTTTATTATGTAGTCTTCCTGCCTGGCCTCATGCCTCTGGCTCTTGCCCTCTGGTCTGTGTACAGACACCTTGCACTAGGAGCTTTTCTTCCCTGCTTAACACTGTTCCTCGGCTCCCAACTGAGGATCAAGTCCAAGACACTTGGACTGGCCagagcccccccttccccccccccccgccccctctcccccccgctGAAGTCTCTGACCTGACCTCTGGCAGCTCTGCCCTTCTCACTCTGGGCTTCTAGCCAATACATTTAGCCAAGTTTCGAGAGTCTTTATGAACTAACACCAAGAAGCTTTCTCAACTTCATGTTCAGCCATTTCCCATCACTGTCAATGCATCTGACATTGCACACAGACACCGGCAATTCCTCAAATGTGTCTCTGGGGTCTGCATATGCTACTTTCCACCCAGCAAATGAGCACTCAGCCCCTCAGGGCCGCTTTAGACAGCACCCCGGGGAGCTCCACTGGCTTCTCCGTGGCTGCCActtcctcctttgctttctcctttATGAAATTCACTGAAAGCCTCTGTCCGTTGGGCCTTGTTTGTGGCTGAGCATAGTCCTGAGGGCCCTGGACTGTGGTGACCATGTTTGGTGCCTCCTTCCCTTACCAGACCCTGAGCTCCTTGGGGGCAGGggttctgtctttccctttccctgccaGCACCCAGGCCAGGGCCTGCTGGGTACGGTTTTAGCCTTGGTACTCACATGAGTGGGATGAGGCAGAAAAACAGCAGTGAGGCTGCAATGGCTCCATAGACAACACCCTGGATCAGCCCTTTCATGAAAgtctggggaagaaaagaactcTTTCCTGGAAGGAGAGAGCATGTGAGAAAGTCTTCTGTCCTGAAAGCTTGGAGTTGGAGTCCgagctctgctccctccccagctcactccctCACCCAGATACCGGGCCCCCTCTACCCTCACTTGGCATCAGTAGGATGCTCAAAGCATGGGTTCCATTTTGGTTCTTCCCCTCACAGAGAAGGCTTGTGCTCATTTTTGGCTGCTCTGTCAGGCTGATGGTGCTGTTGGCCCAGGGGGCGATTATGGTGGAAGTCACATGGACACTGCTATCCACACTGTTCGCACCCATGGGAGCCCCTCCCATCCACCACTGCACGGAGGGTGTGGGGATGCCATAGAAGGAACAGCTGCACAGAAGAGTCTTCTCCAAGGAGCAAGAATAGAGCAGCCTGGCAGGTGCTGTGGGGAGGGAGGATCAGCAATCAGCAAGCATCCTGActtcctttctccacttcctccagGACCCAGCCTTCTCCTTATTTGTGACTCCCAAAGGAGCTTCCAAAAGACTTTCTGGAAGCCCAGAGGAGCTGGGCTTCACAGACAAGTTCCCCTTCATCCTTTCTCCTCACCTGGCCTCAAAGTGAACGCTGGACCTGACTAATGGCAAGGGAACTTTCTGAGGATCTACATTGCCTCTGAGCCGTTACctgacccccacctccacccccaggctCTTCCTCCCATCCCTCAGGCTCTGCTCCTTCTCAGTTCCATCTGTGAtcaatttcttcctctctctctcttactgtcCAGATGctgttgggcaagtcacttcccctttCTTTATGCTTTCTCAGTTTGGAAAATAGGGGTACTTGCTGAACTGTATCATGCTATCATCGATATAAGAATAAAtgccctggagcacctgggtgaatcagtcggttaagcatctgactcttgattttggctcaggtcatgatctcacggttcctgagttcgagccctacactgagctctgtgctgacggtgtggagcctgcttgggattctctcactccctctttctctctctccccccagcaagtaaataaacttaaaaaaaaaaaagaatgaatgccCTATGGTTGACAGTGTTCCTAGCTGAGCACATGGTAAAATGTTCCCCATTCAATAAATAGAGCACCTTTCTAGATTTTCTTCTTCCCAGTCCCAAGTGGCCTTTGAGCATTCATCCTAAGCAGAGATTGCTATGGTGTTTTCTGAGTAAGAACATTCGAGCCTGCTTCACTCTACACAGAATGGGTGGGCTATGTTATCCACTTGGTGACTTTCATCGGTTGATAAATAAGGAACAGTCACCCTCTTCAGGGACTTCAAGGAATCAGTTCTTAGCGTTACTGACAAAGCATACGTTGTCACCAGGAGTCGTTTGAGATTACTGGAAGAAAGGGGTAATTTTCTCTTAAAGAGTACCCTTTGATCTTGGACTGTTCATCTGGGTCACATGGAGGCAGGGGGATGAGGAAGTTTCAGGGACTCTCCCCGACTGCTGTCCTCTGGATTATGTATTTTTACCATCTGGGAAAGCGTGCCTGTGGACAGTGACTGACAGACACGGGAAAACTGACTACCCCTGGGTTTTCCAGCATTTTGTGCTTCTCGTACCTTCAACCTCCTTGGCTGAGTGCCCACCCTCATCCCTAACTCCGCTCCCCGACCCAATCTGCTCTTTGCCCCAGACATCCCCAGCCCTGCCGGGACCCGACACACAGATGTCTAATCCATGTTGGTTATTTGGTACCCTAACCCTTATGTCCTCTTCTCAGACCTCTGCAGCCTAGCCCCACCCTGGTCCTGGCACCTCAGACACCTCCAgcactgcccctcaccccactcacCCATCTGCAGCAGCAGTGGTCCTCAGGAAGAGGAGGCGCCCGGGGTCTTTGCCTCAGCTGGCTCTCGCGTCAGAGCCATGTGGTTCAGAAGGGACGAGACGGCAAGTAACTGAAAGGATGTGGGTGGGAGAGCAGAAAGTATTCTTAGCAAGCCAGGGGCTTCTGTTTCTGGTCATCCTGGAGGTCTGTTCATCCTCAGAAGCAGGAATTACATGGGGTGAGACGTTCAAGAGCATCTAGGGACAGGAAGCACCCCGATGACCTCCGGGAGGGGGTGCCCAATGCtgcatctccttctttctcccctggTCTTTCCCTCCCAGACCCAGCCCACTTGGGAGAAACTCAGTTACCATGTCCCTTGGgttctctctcaaagcaaatggGGTTTCATGGAAGAGCTGTGTGCCTCAGAGGCACAGGACCAGTCTGGGTGTTTGGCATAACCCACAGGAACCATGAGAGGAATTGCCTAGAGCAGGAGCGACTCAGGCCAGGTGGCCAGGGAGGGGTGATGGTCCAGAAGGACAGGCTCTGCATCAACAGCAgcgagccggatgcagggctctaactcacgaaccatgacatcacgacctgagctgaagtcagatactcaactgactgagccgccaggcgccccaaggatgggACAACCTTAACAGATCCTTTGGGAAAATGGGAATGGACAAGAATTCCTACCTCTGATAGGAGAAGTTCCAAACCTCCTTGCTTTGCAAATGAGATTCTCCACAATTTTGCCTCACCTTTGCTGTTCCTCCCTGCGCCTTTTTCAACATTTTCCGCACCAAAGGGAAAGTGCTGCTTTCTCCAGTGTTCACCTTACACATCCTTCCCCCTTTCACAGCTTTTCCTCTGGCAACTCTGCTCCGCCCACCTTCAAATCCTACTCCAGTTTCAAAGCTGAGTTGAGTGCCACTTCCTGCATGCAGCCTCTCCTGATCTCCCTGCCCGGTCAAAAGTGCAGAAATCTCTCCCCTTTCCAGAAGGACCCGgttatttcctttgttgtttcttgagGAAAGAGTCAGTTTTTCCCTCCTAGTagagttatttgtttttatgcagCCAAACAACAACTCCTTATCCTGCTCTTCATTACTAACAAACCCAACTTTGTTTAGCGGTGCGTTGTTGCAAGTTAAAGCACTACTTTGTCCTCCTTTGCAGGTAATTTGGGGCACGTGACATTGTTTTATTGGAAGTGGGCTGAGGATTCCCGGGAAAGTCTTCCTTTCCTGATATtgtcatttctttcctccttgtcgctttcttctccttcctccctagAATATGGATGTGATCCTGGAGGTAGAGCAGCCATTTGGCAGCCATGAGGTAACCACGAGGATGAACGCCACTCATGAAGGATATTCTAGcagaatagtttgagaagccCGGTCCCTGATGGCCTTGTGTTACTGCTACACCAGCTCTGCACAGCCTATCTCTGTTCATCTCTTTGGATGAGGAAgacaaatttttatttggttagGTCATTCTAGTTGGGAAACTAACACAATATCTTAGTAAAGAATCTacctgagactgagccctttAAGGGAAGGCCCTACATCAAACAGACCTTTGTGACCTCAGAAGAGCTTAGAAAATGACCTtgcttagggtgcctgggtggctcagtctgttaagcatctgactctttttctgttttttaagtttatttattttgaaagagagagagagggaggggcagagagagagagagagaatcccaaggaggctgcaTGTGGGCAgctcggagcccaatgtggggctcgctctcacaaactgtgagattgtgacctgagctgaaatcaagagatggacacttaaactgagccccccaggcaccccaagggtctgacttttgatcttggctcaggtcatgatctcacagtttgtgagagcgagccctgtgtcaggctctgtgctgacagtgcagaggctacttgggattctctctctccctctccatctgctcctccccactcaaaataaataagtaaacattaaaaaagaaagaaagaaagtgaccTTGTTTGGTAGTCACTGCAACATGTTCAACTGTCAGTTTTATCTTTTGTGAAATTatccccccccaccttttttttaaataaag
The Panthera uncia isolate 11264 chromosome E2 unlocalized genomic scaffold, Puncia_PCG_1.0 HiC_scaffold_19, whole genome shotgun sequence genome window above contains:
- the SIGLECL1 gene encoding SIGLEC family-like protein 1 isoform X2 — its product is MAPARLLYSCSLEKTLLCSCSFYGIPTPSVQWWMGGAPMGANSVDSSVHVTSTIIAPWANSTISLTEQPKMSTSLLCEGKNQNGTHALSILLMPRKSSFLPQTFMKGLIQGVVYGAIAASLLFFCLIPLITAYLKLPEKAR
- the SIGLECL1 gene encoding SIGLEC family-like protein 1 isoform X1, translated to MAPARLLYSCSLEKTLLCSCSFYGIPTPSVQWWMGGAPMGANSVDSSVHVTSTIIAPWANSTISLTEQPKMSTSLLCEGKNQNGTHALSILLMPRKSSFLPQTFMKGLIQGVVYGAIAASLLFFCLIPLMVKHIRMKLAKKIAAVKAGKSPKVKACQEPKLSLKPKEPEKSTITPSSESEILHRLP